A genomic region of Miscanthus floridulus cultivar M001 chromosome 3, ASM1932011v1, whole genome shotgun sequence contains the following coding sequences:
- the LOC136546514 gene encoding uncharacterized protein — protein sequence MSMSCLALHSPRLQAPPVSVSTPLHHDSRIHHIYILYSSPSPTHRNRDRKRRRRSMGSCVSRSGAAATSTAAESVSVSVHALTAKVVDLDGSMAQFAAPVTAHEALSTTATAGGGGAPPPSSPRFLCCSDALDFDAPITALAAHDVLRPGQLYFALPTSMLGRPLSAQDMAALAVKACAALGTAPVVAAADVAAAAGSVPSSSLGRSEASTNRQQRWQATGRVAPLVVVVSADAHGEWKSFPVRGGYKDARKAARGGGGETVGKARNGVGYKGVARDLAPVQRLSVIVEAASE from the coding sequence ATGTCGATGTCGTGCCTCGCGCTCCACTCTCCAAGACTCCAAGCACCTCCCGTATCCGTTTCGACTCCGCTCCATCACGATTCACGAATTCACCATATATACATCCTCTATTCCTCTCCGTCTCCGACACACAGAAATAGAGAtcgcaagagaagaagaagatcaaTGGGTTCCTGCGTCTCCCGCTCTGGTGCCGCGGCGACGTCAACGGCGGCGGAGTCCGTGTCCGTGTCCGTGCACGCGCTCACGGCCAAGGTCGTGGACCTCGACGGCTCCATGGCGCAGTTCGCGGCGCCCGTCACGGCGCACGAGGCCctgtccaccaccgccaccgccggcgggggcggagcgccgccgccgtcgtcgccgcgctTCCTCTGCTGCTCCGACGCGCTGGACTTCGACGCGCCCATCACCGCGCTGGCCGCGCACGACGTGCTCCGTCCCGGGCAGCTCTACTTCGCCCTGCCAACGTCCATGCTCGGCCGGCCGCTGTCCGCCCAGGACATGGCCGCGCTCGCCGTCAAGGCCTGCGCGGCTCTTGGGACAGCGCCGGTCGTCGCCGCCGCGGACGTGGCCGCGGCAGCCGGCAGCGTGCCGTCGTCATCGCTGGGCAGAAGCGAGGCCAGCACCAACAGGCAGCAGCGGTGGCAGGCCACGGGACGAGTCGCGCCGCTCGTCGTCGTCGTGAGCGCAGACGCGCACGGCGAATGGAAGAGTTTCCCCGTGCGAGGTGGGTACAAGGACGCGCGCAAGGCggcgcgtggcggcggcggcgagacggTGGGGAAGGCGAGGAACGGAGTTGGCTACAAGGGTGTCGCCCGTGATCTTGcacccgtgcagaggctaagcgTGATCGTGGAAGCAGCTAGCGAGTGA